The Megachile rotundata isolate GNS110a chromosome 3, iyMegRotu1, whole genome shotgun sequence genome includes a window with the following:
- the LOC143263947 gene encoding uncharacterized protein LOC143263947, protein MMEETEVDNVEDKMCENEEMMPKEVCDIKDMCEKSEKVMVEDVEKLENWDMEFLKEDEEEVLATLGLCNKKIEEMDREEIEDCVREKVRDLDEENKERKLTRRNIGERKRVRDASSEEEELRKKEKKESELEDSKEESGITKGGEEWQREEKTETVGIGNTGEERKQLVKLETVAPLDEECAKTETLKKDAEIVHFAGVGERKRTDSDKSEETLEEQQRKVEKGKEEEA, encoded by the exons ATGATGGAAGAAACGGAAGTAGATAATGTTGAGGACAAAATGTGCGAAAACGAAGAAATGATGCCAAAGGAAGTCTGTGATATAAAAGATATGTGTGAGAAAAGTGAAAAAGTGATGGTAGAAGATgtagagaaattggagaattgggatatGGAATTTCTAAAAGAGGATGAAGAGGAGGTATTAGCTACATTGGGGCTGTGCAATAAGAAAATTGAGGAAATGGACAGAGAGGAAATAGAAGATTGTGTGAGGGAGAAAGTTAGAGACTTAGACGAAGAAAATAAGGAAAGGAAATTGACAAGGAGAAATATAGGAGAAAGGAAGAGGGTGAGAGATGCAAGCAGTGAAGAAGAAGAGTTgaggaaaaaagagaaaaaagagtCGGAATTAGAGGATAGCAAAGAGGAGAGTGGAATTACAAAGGGGGGAGAAGAATGGCAGAGAGAAGAAAAGACGGAAACAGTGGGAATAGGGAATACAGGAGAGGAACGGAAACAGTTGGTAAAACTGGAGACGGTGGCGCCGCTCGATGAAGAGTGTGCGAAAACGGAAACGCTGAAGAAGGACGCGGAAATCGTCCATTTTGCCGGCGTGGGTGAGAGAAAGCGGACGGATAGCGATAAGTCTGAAGAAACTTTGGAAGAACAGCAGAGAAAAGTTGAAAAGGGTAAAGAAGAAG aaGCCTGA
- the LOC105663508 gene encoding uncharacterized protein LOC105663508: MIKIYRYVQGTGAKVEGIKMIGFSRAEVTFKRREEANKVMEEGQKREGYVGAFIPERMRFRKGVIREWPGTMEELKNEAMPGQGHFILEKLRRGPVIEGRRGRQDDEEEPLLIVFKGDKLPTTLLIGQGHVGVKIWPYIERVKQCYVCWKFGHTQKFCKLRRPLCGRCREEKHGVCKKIEKCVNCKGNHEAFAKSCWVYQKEFAIKKVMAYKNVAFETARSIVERAVGIEGIRLEDDMGEVNESRDFPRLTKRKVIEMWEGKEVPMWDEVENIRKGFANAKGVNLKERVKMGVRTEEGNSKGKNIGLGNASGWAEVVRRGERNEMDRGARCGERRDEVEGQEIEVSNNFEVLQEEGQARGMEEVGVRGEGGITCRRRIPFPHDLVGEEPEGKAEYDEYKIVTDVWRRERERKAIREAKKMAMQEIEAMKKKADDELIEELIKLVEERGLKVAFAEEVKARKYRASKEVAPDPDEDWNEIRTPNFLMYIDPKTEERTRRKIAREKKKVEEKRLEQEKYEEMVRKYLFGKGEKKEEVQKEKEEEKEELRTGNGNINVPAM, encoded by the coding sequence atgataaaaatatatagatACGTGCAAGGCACAGGGGCAAAGGTGGAAGGCATTAAAATGATTGGTTTTAGTAGGGCAGAAGTGACTTTCAAAAGAAGAGAGGAGGCAAATAAGGTCATGGAAGAGGGGCAGAAAAGAGAGGGGTATGTTGGAGCTTTCATCCCGGAAAGGATGAGATTTAGAAAAGGCGTCATTAGAGAGTGGCCGGGAACAATGGAGGAGTTGAAGAACGAAGCCATGCCGGGGCAGGGGCATTTCATACTGGAGAAACTGAGAAGAGGTCCAGTGATAGAGGGAAGAAGGGGAAGACAGGACGATGAAGAGGAGCCATTGTTAATAGTGTTTAAAGGAGATAAGTTGCCTACTACGCTATTGATCGGGCAGGGACACGTAGGAGTGAAGATATGGCCATATATTGAGAGAGTTAAGCAGTGTTATGTGtgctggaaatttggacatacaCAGAAGTTTTGTAAATTGAGAAGACCGCTCTGTGGAAGATGTCGGGAAGAAAAACATGGGGTGtgcaaaaaaattgagaaatgtgtgAATTGCAAAGGAAATCATGAGGCCTTTGCGAAAAGCTGCTGGGTATACCAGAAGGAATTTGCCATAAAGAAGGTAATGGCGTACAAAAATGTGGCTTTTGAAACAGCAAGGAGCATTGTGGAAAGAGCAGTAGGAATAGAGGGGATAAGACTGGAGGATGATATGGGAGAAGTGAACGAAAGCAGGGATTTCCCGAGGCTGACTAAGAGGAAGGTGATAGAGATGTGGGAAGGAAAAGAGGTTCCAATGTGGGACGAGGTGGAAAATATTAGAAAAGGCTTTGCGAACGCTAAGGGAGTTAACCTAAAGGAGAGAGTTAAAATGGGAGTGAGGACCGAGGAAGGAAATAGTAAGGGGAAGAATATTGGACTAGGCAATGCGTCTGGATGGGCTGAGGTGGTAAGGAGAGGAGAAAGGAACGAGATGGATAGAGGAGCAAGGTGTGGAGAAAGGAGAGATGAGGTTGAAGGACAAGAAATAGAGGTTAGTAATAATTTCGAGGTCTTGCAGGAGGAAGGACAAGCGCGAGGTATGGAGGAAGTCGGGGTGAGAGGAGAAGGGGGTATCACTTGCAGGAGAAGGATACCGTTCCCGCATGACTTAGTGGGTGAGGAACCGGAAGGAAAAGCGGAATACgatgaatataaaattgtaacagaTGTGTGGAGACGAGAGAGGGAAAGGAAGGCAATTAGGGAGGCAAAGAAAATGGCTATGCAAGAAATTGAGGCAATGAAAAAGAAGGCGGATGACGAGTTAATTGAGGAATTGATTAAGCTTGTGGAGGAAAGAGGACTAAAAGTGGCCTTTGCTGAAGAAGTAAAGGCAAGAAAATACAGGGCTAGTAAAGAAGTAGCTCCAGATCCGGATGAGGACTGGAATGAGATAAGAACCCCGAATTTCTTAATGTATATTGACCCAAAGACTGAGGAGAGAACGAGAAGGAAGATCGCGAGAGAAAAGAAGAAGGTAGAGGAGAAAAGGTTGGAGCAGGAGAAATATGAGGAGATGGTGAGGAAGTATCTGTTTGGTAAAGGAGAGAAGAAGGAAGAGGTCCAGAAGGAGAAGGAGGAAGAAAAGGAAGAGTTAAGGACGGGTAATGGAAACATAAATGTTCCAGCAATGTGA